In the genome of Rhopalosiphum padi isolate XX-2018 chromosome 1, ASM2088224v1, whole genome shotgun sequence, the window AACAGTGGCACAATAACAAAAAACTAGGGGTCCtccgtactatattattattattattaaatcaaatattatgataatattcttttattttatagtaaaaaataaaaattgtattaattaataataataaaataataacaacaaatcaTGACTAGTTTATCCTACACTTACTGAAAAGTGTCCGCCGCCTCAATTTATCTGGCAATgactgtatataattatattattaattttattctttgtagaatttaaaatcttacaatttattaggtaattatagtgacatctatatttaatataaacatagatatttatattaacatacattagttacagtttaaatgtattatttattattattaaacatttatgattaaTTGGGAGGGAGATACTTGATAGCGCTCTTAAAATATTCCCTTGCATcataattagatttattaaatattaattttaattcaaaattaaatttctttcagGGTACACATTTTATTGAACTATGTTGTCAGAGAAATATTCCACTGTTATTTTTGCAAAACATTACTGGTATGttgaattatacttaaaaacattttaataattataaaaaaaatatctaaatattttttattttcaatagctTATTGACAATTGTTAATGATTTACTAGGTTTTATGGTTGGAAAAGATGCAGAAGCTGGTGGTATTGCTAAAAATGGTGCTAAAATGGTTACAGCGGTATCCTGTGCATCTGTTCCTAAAATTACAGTTGTGATTGGTGGATCTTATGGTGCTGGAAATTATGGAATGTGTGGACGAGCATATGGGTAGGTAATACAAAAATAGCAGGTTTTTAGTTGTAATGATTTGTAAGAAAATTTGATTGggttgaaattaaaacaatattttttatattatgcttcATGTGTAGACCAAGATTTATGTATATGTGGCCTAATTCTCGAATAAGCATAATGGGAGGCGAACAAGCTGCAGGTGTTCTTGCCCAAAttcaaaatgacaaaaaaatcaGAGAAGGAAAACAGGTGAAACCAATTCACTATTGttacagttttaataatatgatttctttatagttattatttttatagttaacaaaagaagaagaaaaaatgttaaaagatCCAGTGATCAGACAATTTGAGAATGAAGGAAATCCATTTTATTCCAGTGCGAGGTAAGTAAAATGATAATCAGTCaaaacaaaagttttaattGGAATGAAAATTTGTGATCATGTCATATTGATatccaaaatattaatagatgtTGGGATGATGGTATTATTGATCCTGTTCAGACAAGACAAGTTTTGGCAATGAGCTTATCTGCCATTCATAATTCACCAGTACAGCAGACCAAGTATGGAATTTTCCGGATGTAATCAATTAAGAAGTACCAATCTTAAATTGTGCCAGAACAATGATGTATGATACAGCTACTCCTAGATACTGTCAAAatcaatgcatttattttattatgttttcatgataattatttattaaattattttattatattctttacttACGCTCAAAATGTATGTTCGATCCATAGTGAAGTAACCATTTACAGTTATTACAGGTATGTGGGATTGGATAGTTTTCAAAGCTGtgaaaatctaatataaatagttaaggTATCATTAATGTTGTGTACTGAAATCAATtcgaaaaaatcattataaaacctCTTTCATCAACAATTACCTGCTCTTGAGTTTCTAAACTAAAGTTATTGCAAGCTATTGATTGTATTGCTATATTGGTTTTGAAACCCAcctatagtaaaatagtaatttatattaactagcttattttttatttataattttaatattttattatatttaaacttttaaagggTATATcacaaatatatgtaaatatattatagtatctatcCTTCAGTGagacaaaaaaatgttagttgTACCACCCATGAcccacttattaattattatatttgcacaGACCTGTGAAGTGTTTCGCTCCGCatacactattataaaaaaagttattctcAACTTAACAGTGGatcaatatcaattttattttttttatagattaaatgatttaatgtttatctttgattttatactaaaatctaATAACTAGATAGTATATGATCTAAGGTGTAAATCAATAAGTAATATCggaattctaaattctaattgaAACATtctaaactttataattttaattttattacataataatagtagtagtattatataaatataaagtattgaaTACTTTTTCCAAAACTCATTTACCCCTAAGTATCCACTTGTCATTTACCATCCCATTTAAGTTGCGAGATAATTGTCTCGTAAAAACTCTCTCACACTGTtactgttatatataatattttctatattatacaaatacaatactaCAGTAGATATTCTTACAATCTTACTATGCtatactataagtctataataacattaataacccTTCACAGTGCATAGTATACTTGTTATTTAAAGGGTTTGATATAGGCAATTACAATgatatttaagaaaaacaaaaGTGTATAAGTACTTTGTCCACACGCATGCATACTACACTATGTGtctatgtagtatgtaggtaTTACAATTACACTGTACATAATTGCTACAGTATTAAACGACGTAACGAAACATTCTTAAAACAGATTTATTCTTGCTTGAATATGATgatcattattttgaataatacccgaattataaaaactttgaCCATGACATAATTTATACGCAAACCGCGAACGCAATAAGTCAATGTTTGTAGAGCACTAGAGCGTCTCATTTTAAGTAGTTTTTCATCATTACGTGCGTTATTTAAAAACGGCGACGTTATCTTTAAACGTgcggtatactatattattatacatctctTGGGTATGGGTTATTATGGGTGTGCATGATGTACCCACTTGATTAGTGACTGAGTACGCAGCCTCGCACAGAACAACCACATTTATAATCGACCACGCAGCAGTCGGGAAGTATACGTTGTAGTGTACGATTGATTGATGTTGACCAATGTACAGGGCAGCGATACCGTATAGAGCTTGCACGACGATCACCGACTGCACGGCGAAATTTAATTCGTACAAGCCGCAACCGGTATCTATCAGCCCACTGGACATGTCGGAAAGTTTTCGCCAAAGTTCAACAAAATGGGACACGTGCGTTTCAACATCTATGCCACCGCCATCGATTCTGTCCGACGTATCAACAGTTATTGTCTGTGcctatatcaaatatcaatacagCCAATACAggagttataaatatattcataatttaagtataattgtgTAGGTtgtaagtatacatatagttCAATAGTGAAACAGGGGCGCAAGTGTTTCATCGCGTTCCTTGCATCTTTTAATTGCAAAATGTTTTCACTTTTCGGGttattacaaatacaaaatatagatgAAATtcgtctaaaataatatataataatatattattatgaggcttcttaaaaattataatataaaataatttataatagataaaaataatatctatcatATAGGTATAGATGTTAATAAAAAGTACTATCCATACTGTTGCAGTATCTCAAGAAACAtataattgtaaacaaaattacaatatctATATACAGTTGcagttcataaaatataatacatagatattaattatgtatattttgacCGACCTcagttttctttataaaatataaaaactatcatAGGTGCAATTTGAGGGGGGCTTGAGCACCCCCAATTTTGAAATTAGCACCAGCAAATTGTTtcatgttaattaaattttaatagtaacagGTATCCATAACCTCAAGATAACgttataaaaaaagatagagGAGCTTCAGCACCCTCAGTCTTTTCATTGAAATTGCGCccctgaaattataaaattgaaataaatgttcTGAAATATTacaagtcatatttttaaccggCATTATACATTCATTATCGTTATCatacattaacaataataagtacctatttatttatacattgaaaatttgaaaatatttaacttcaaaattaaaaatacattaaattaaatttatttttcgaacCTTTTCTTATGCAAAatcagttaatatatttttaaaattcaaggtTTTTCATCACTTCACTCAATAGTTGttaattatctttaatttagAAAAGCTTTTTTCACTTGATGCAATCGCGATGTTAAAATAACTCGGAGTGCTACAGCTACGTTtggtataaaattgttattatttacaataaacagCAGTCTGTAATACAGACGTGGTCATGCCGTACAGAGTCGTTGGAAGTCCCATACTCCCATCAAATGCCTCTATGTTTCCAAGGACCTAGCTTTATCCTAACTATCCCTTGTTTTTGGCGACACACGTTTTGTACCCCATTGTCAAAAACACGTGTGAGTTTCTACTTTCTACATGACCTTACAATGTGAATTGTCCCTATCATCAGGAATAAAAGATTTACATTGAAATTAACCGTTAAATGCGCGCAAAAACTtgaccattatttattttatttgttatgtttaaactgctttacaaaatatacaactatGATATGTCACCACATCATTACAATACTTTCTACTGCAACATATTTTATGCAGGACAAAATGGAATTATGTATCtacctatactacctatattagaAATAGATACATACAACCATCTAAGTACTTTAAAATACTGCGTGTATGATTACATGAAGTGTAATGAAACACTAGGTTTCATCTTGAATAGTACGAGAGTAGAAGAGCGaatacgaaaatatataataatattatactaaattattactaaacttGTATGTAACCCGAAAAAAACTGAGGGATACAACTCGTTTTCAGCCCTGTGTGCCATAATTATGCCATTTGTGTAGTCGTAGTAGAGCACTAGAGCATCAAAGACATAAAACTTACCAAAAATTTATTGAGCAATTTCTTAGAGGCTATAGTCAATAAATAGCAATCCGTGACCCACTGAATGGTTGTAAGgtttgagtaaaaataaatgagCCAATGAGCGTACATGTAAATGGGTTTTACTTGCGATGTCAAGGCGCAGTTTGCGACCAACTCGAGCGTTGTTACGATCGTACAACCAATGATGAGCAAAACGATAAGAATCGATGAGCCGAGCTTCAATTCCGAAACATAGTACTGTTCATATTGTATCTGTTAAATAAATAGGAAATAATTgacatgtttaaatataatataggtacctagtgtatgtatattttcaaGGTGAACAAACCTATCgctcacaatatttatatttaacataacatttaaaaaatatttgattattaaccGATAgagttcaattaaaattttgcATAGAAAGTGACCCTTAATTCCTGCTTCTTATTATTACTTggagttttaaaatgttaatacatacctaattatttaaataattactttgatatttatacatatctCATGTAaccactaatatttataatttaaaatataaattaacacaattttattgtatttttagcgatttcctataaaattaaaaataattggtggtataatatattacctcttCATTTTATTTTGACCTGTGCATCCAATGAcgattttataaagtaaataaactgCCCTGTATAgattaagcatattattatttattatagaaaacataGGTAccccaaaattattaaataaaaataaactcgtaaaaaaataattatatttttgcctTACATTACATAATTGGatgtaatattaagttatttgtaaaaatgtaatcatgGTTTTCCTATTGGCCTACATAATTAGATCCACGGTCAATGGTCATAAATAGGTACTCATAATTTATGATGGcgtattatgtatgatataatatgcaggataatatacatggtataagtataatgtatttaaacctGATATTCTCTCCagagtttgaaatatttttctcgGTTCTGGTGTGCTTTGCTCGCTAACAACGGATTCAACACAACAATAAGGACGGACAGCGATGTCATCAGCGCGTAGTTTATGTTGTCCAGCGTCAGGTCGTCCAAGAACGGTTTCAATATACTCTCTGAGTAGATAAGacggtaaaatataaaacacgaaAACGTGTAGAATATTACCGTGTACATCCATTCCAATATGAAATATCTATCGCCCTGATGATGAGTCTCAAATGCGTTCTCTTCGGCtgatgaatacaatttaaatcattacgATTTTAGGTATGAACTATGAGGggtttattataagtagatTCGATCATTTTAAATAGCATACTATCATGGgtggtatgtatatttatttgataccgTATAATATGTGCACGAAGAATTCCGTAGGCATTC includes:
- the LOC132920791 gene encoding uncharacterized protein LOC132920791; translated protein: MCIITKIPSEENAFETHHQGDRYFILEWMYTVIFYTFSCFIFYRLIYSESILKPFLDDLTLDNINYALMTSLSVLIVVLNPLLASKAHQNREKYFKLWREYQIQYEQYYVSELKLGSSILIVLLIIGCTIVTTLELVANCALTSQVKPIYMYAHWLIYFYSNLTTIQWVTDCYLLTIASKKLLNKFLAQTITVDTSDRIDGGGIDVETHVSHFVELWRKLSDMSSGLIDTGCGLYELNFAVQSVIVVQALYGIAALYIGQHQSIVHYNVYFPTAAWSIINVVVLCEAAYSVTNQVGFKTNIAIQSIACNNFSLETQEQIFTALKTIQSHIPVITVNGYFTMDRTYILSYLGVAVSYIIVLAQFKIGTS